The following are from one region of the Mus caroli chromosome 13, CAROLI_EIJ_v1.1, whole genome shotgun sequence genome:
- the Nrsn1 gene encoding neurensin-1 isoform X2, producing the protein MTSCSNTCGSRQAQADTEGGYQQRYGVRSYLHQFYEDCTASIWEYEDDFQIQRSPNRWSSVFWKVGLISGTVFVILGLTVLAVGFLVPPKIEAFGEADFMVVDTQAVKYNGALDTCKLAGAVLFCIGGTSMAGCLLMSVFAKSYSKEEKFLQQKFKERIADIKAHAQPITKAPGPGDTKIPVTLSRVQNVQPLSAT; encoded by the exons ATGACTTCTTGCAGCAACACCTGTGGGTCCAGGCAAGCCCAGGCTGACACCGAGGGTGGGTACCAGCAGCGCTATGGAGTTCGGTCCTACCTGCATCAGTTTTATGAGGACTGCACTGCCTCTATCTGGGAGTATGAGGATGATTTCCAGATCCAGAGATCGCCTAACAGGTGGAGCTCAGTATTCTGGAAG GTCGGACTCATCTCAGGCACTGTCTTTGTGATTCTCGGACTAACTGTCCTGGCAGTGGGCTTTCTTGTGCCCCCCAAAATCGAAGCTTTTGGTGAAGCCGATTTCATGGTGGTGGACACACAAGCTGTGAAGTACAACGGCGCCCTGGACACATGCAAGCTGGCGGGGGCTGTGCTCTTCTGCATCGGGGGTACATCCATGGCAGGGTGCCTACTGATGTCTGTGTTTGCCAAGAGCTattccaaagaagaaaagttCCTTCAACAGAAGTTTAAAGAGCGAATTGCAGacattaaagcccatgcccagccCATCACTAAAGCTCCAGGCCCAGGGGACACCAAGATCCCTGTCACTTTGTCCAGAGTTCAGAATGTGCAGCCTCTATCAGCCACTTGA
- the Nrsn1 gene encoding neurensin-1 isoform X1, with protein sequence MSCWDKTLTRATYATGKMTSCSNTCGSRQAQADTEGGYQQRYGVRSYLHQFYEDCTASIWEYEDDFQIQRSPNRWSSVFWKVGLISGTVFVILGLTVLAVGFLVPPKIEAFGEADFMVVDTQAVKYNGALDTCKLAGAVLFCIGGTSMAGCLLMSVFAKSYSKEEKFLQQKFKERIADIKAHAQPITKAPGPGDTKIPVTLSRVQNVQPLSAT encoded by the exons ATGAGCTGCTGGGACAAGACACTGACAAGGGCAACCTATGCAA CTGGGAAGATGACTTCTTGCAGCAACACCTGTGGGTCCAGGCAAGCCCAGGCTGACACCGAGGGTGGGTACCAGCAGCGCTATGGAGTTCGGTCCTACCTGCATCAGTTTTATGAGGACTGCACTGCCTCTATCTGGGAGTATGAGGATGATTTCCAGATCCAGAGATCGCCTAACAGGTGGAGCTCAGTATTCTGGAAG GTCGGACTCATCTCAGGCACTGTCTTTGTGATTCTCGGACTAACTGTCCTGGCAGTGGGCTTTCTTGTGCCCCCCAAAATCGAAGCTTTTGGTGAAGCCGATTTCATGGTGGTGGACACACAAGCTGTGAAGTACAACGGCGCCCTGGACACATGCAAGCTGGCGGGGGCTGTGCTCTTCTGCATCGGGGGTACATCCATGGCAGGGTGCCTACTGATGTCTGTGTTTGCCAAGAGCTattccaaagaagaaaagttCCTTCAACAGAAGTTTAAAGAGCGAATTGCAGacattaaagcccatgcccagccCATCACTAAAGCTCCAGGCCCAGGGGACACCAAGATCCCTGTCACTTTGTCCAGAGTTCAGAATGTGCAGCCTCTATCAGCCACTTGA